The genomic window AACAAAAAAGGGATAGGGAACGCGCGTGGCATTCCATATCCCTCGTCAAAAGTCGATCAAACCCAAGCTGATCATCAGCGCTTCGTTGACCCGATTCATCATTTCCTCATCCAAATGGGTGATTTTGTCGGTCAGGCGCTGTTTATCAATCGTACGAATCTGCTCCAACAAAATCACCGAGTCCCGATCAAACCCGTAGGCTTTGGCGTCGATCTCCACATGGGTGGGTAACTTGGCCTTTTGAATTTGAGCGGTAATCGCGGCGACGATCACGGTGGGGCTGAACCGGTTGCCTATATCGTTTTGGATGACCAGAACAGGCCTGACCCCACCCTGTTCCGATCCAACCACTGGTGATAGATCGGCAAAGTAAACATCGCCACGCTTGACAATCAAATGGTTACACCCCACTAACCAGTCGTTCCAAAGTGTCGTCCGCTTCTTCTTCGGCTTCGAAGGCCTCGGAAGCAATATTCAAATTGATTTTCGCCATCTCCATGTAGCCGCGCTGCATCATCTCACGGATCAACCGTTTTTTCCGCTCTTGCAGGTACAGCTTCATCGCTTGGCGGATAAACTCACTTCGATTGGAATTCTCTTTCGCCACCATACCGTCAACTTCTTGCAACAGATGCTTGGGTAGGCTGATCATGATTCGCTTGGTTTCGGACAAAACTTCGCACCCCCAACCAATCATCACCGTTGGCGATTTCCCTT from Polycladomyces subterraneus includes these protein-coding regions:
- the ndoA gene encoding type II toxin-antitoxin system endoribonuclease NdoA produces the protein MIVKRGDVYFADLSPVVGSEQGGVRPVLVIQNDIGNRFSPTVIVAAITAQIQKAKLPTHVEIDAKAYGFDRDSVILLEQIRTIDKQRLTDKITHLDEEMMNRVNEALMISLGLIDF
- a CDS encoding CopG family ribbon-helix-helix protein → MIGWGCEVLSETKRIMISLPKHLLQEVDGMVAKENSNRSEFIRQAMKLYLQERKKRLIREMMQRGYMEMAKINLNIASEAFEAEEEADDTLERLVSGV